In Populus nigra chromosome 1, ddPopNigr1.1, whole genome shotgun sequence, one genomic interval encodes:
- the LOC133681493 gene encoding regulator of telomere elongation helicase 1 homolog codes for MPTYKIRGIDVDFPFEAYDCQLVYMEKVIQSLQNKCNALLESPTGTGKTLCLLCATLAWRKSLGGFSTGKIERNGRIAGGKLDIVPSSQSEDRNLPTIVYTSRTHSQLRQVIQELKRSSYRPKMVILGSREQLCIHEEVSLLRGKVQNNACHLICKTRGKRQCTHYSRVADYVKCNPHLGDEPVDIEDLVNIGRTFGPCPYYISRELHKVVDILFAPYNYLIDRGNRKSLAIDWDNSILIFDEAHNLESLCADAASFDMPSWLLTACISEAKSCIDLSVTRREESNDKSWNPDNFAILRALLLKLEKRIAEVPIESKELGFTKPGPYIYELLADLNVTHDTATKIIDIIKDAAVLLEEDKQDKSKGTGCRLESISDFLQIIFREKNNSHANFYRVHVQEGEANAADVLKGKPSRTLSWWCFNPGIAMQEFSRMGVRSIILTSGTLSPLDSFAQELKLDFPIRLENPHVISSNQIWAGVVPAGPSGRSLNSSYRTRDSLEYKQELGNAIVNFARIVPDGLLVFFPSYYLLDQCISCWKNKSQANSTTIWERICKHKKPVVEPRQSSLFPLAIEVSNATYKLGQHDCIFVVRLKREYLDGQTHSQRDGCKLQVLSGEEWYGQQASRAVNQAVGRVIRHRYDYGAIIFCDERFEHRNRQTQISLWIQPHIKCHSKFGDVVFTLSRFFRDGGSRDAAKLRSIPREDTENIKEEKNTQPLDKFYLDSFLSMRTPDQGCSSKSLSSLLEAKRGKDSSLSENIFPANRSSLSPFKESQDFKLNHSCSEIYNEKKMLIPGRINLQHQNAEMIDLTSKSLMDESLSRKELVPCSAKKRKVFHAGYSTGQIGNTHEHASSAERQNAQVSSTLPIKDRAITHKDAEILTQKNKDVQSTSVPRDDEQTRGAAFLIQVKEKLNAAEYKEFVEFMKALKSKAMKIGHVLQSIVRLFSGPERFPLLKRFKDFVPAKYHSLYEHYLEGNDDTLGNQT; via the exons ATGCCGACCTACAAGATAAGGGGAATCGACGTTGATTTCCCGTTCGAGGCTTACGATTGTCAGCTCGTTTACATGGAAAAAGTCATACAGTCCCTCCAAAAC AAATGCAATGCCCTTTTGGAGAGTCCAACGGGAACCGGGAAAACTCTATGCCTTCTCTGTGCCACATTGGCTTGGAGGAAGAGTTTAGGTGGATTTTCGACTGGTAAGATTGAAAGGAATGGTCGGATTGCGGGTGGTAAATTGGATATTGTGCCATCATCACAATCTGAGGATCGCAATCTTCCGACTATAGTGTATACTTCACGCACGCACAGCCAACTTCGGCAAGTGATTCAGGAGTTGAAGAGGAGCAGCTACAG GCCTAAAATGGTAATATTAGGATCTCGGGAGCAGTTATGCATTCACGAGGAAGTCAGCTTACTACGTGGAAAAGTACAGAATAATGCATGCCATCTTATTTGCAAAACACGGGGAAAGCGTCAATGCACCCATTATTCCCGTGTTGCAG ATTATGTGAAATGCAATCCCCATCTTGGAGATGAGCCTGTCGACATAGAGGATTTGGTTAATATTGGAAGAACATTTGGACC ATGCCCTTACTACATATCAAGGGAGCTCCACAAGGTTGTTGATATTTTGTTTGCACCTTATAACTACCTTATTGATCGTGGAAATCGAAAATCTCTTGCCATTGACTGGGACAACAGTATACTGATATTTGATGAAGCTCATAACCTG GAAAGCTTATGTGCAGATGCAGCCTCTTTTGACATGCCTTCTTGGCTTCTCACAGCTTGCATTTCTGAAGCAAAATCTTGTATTGACCTTTCTGTGACAAGGAGGGAAGAATCAAATGACAAATCATGGAATCCAGATAATTTTGCTATTCTCAGAG CACTTCTTTTGAAGCTTGAGAAGCGGATTGCTGAAGTGCCCATTGAATCCAAGGAATTGGGATTCACCAAACCTGGACCTTACATTTATGAGCTTCTTGCTGATCTTAATGTTACACACGACACTGCAACTAAGATCATTGATATAATCAAAGATGCAGCTGTTCTCCTTGAAGAAGATAAGCAGGACAAGTCAAAAGGCACTGGTTGCAGGCTGGAAAGCATTAGTGATTtccttcaaataatttttagagaaaagaaCAACTCCCATGCGAATTTCTATCGA GTTCATGTGCAGGAAGGTGAGGCAAATGCTGCAGATGTCTTAAAAG GTAAGCCATCTAGAACGCTCAGTTGGTGGTGTTTTAATCCCGGAATCGCCATGCAAGAGTTCTCTCGAATGGGTGTTCGCTCTATTATTTTGACATCTGGAACATTATCTCCCTTGGATTCTTTTGCACAAGAGTTGAAACT AGATTTTCCCATTCGGCTGGAAAACCCTCATGTCATATCCTCAAATCAGATATGGGCTGGTGTTGTACCAGCTGGTCCATCAGGTCGCTCATTGAACTCATCTTATAGAACCCGTGATTCTCTAGAATACAAGCAGGAGCTTggaaatgctattg TCAATTTTGCCCGAATAGTACCTGATGGACTGCTCGTATTCTTTCCATCTTACTACCTTCTGGATCAATGCATTAGTTGCTGGAAGAATAAG AGTCAGGCAAATTCAACCACAATATGGGAAAGAATCTGCAAGCATAAGAAACCTGTTGTAGAACCTAGACAATCCTCACTGTTTCCTCTTGCAATTGAGGTAAGTAACGCAACCTACAAGTTAGGTCAACATGATTGCATATTTGTT GTTCGTTTGAAGCGTGAATACTTGGATGGACAGACACACTCACAAAGAGATGGATGTAAG TTGCAGGTTCTAAGTGGAGAAGAGTGGTATGGTCAACAGGCATCACGGGCTGTAAATCAGGCTGTTGGACGTGTAATCCGTCATCGCTATGATTATGgagcaattattttttgtgatgaaag GTTTGAACATCGTAATCGGCAGACCCAAATATCACTTTGGATACAGCCTCACATCAAG TGTCACTCTAAATTTGGGGATGTGGTTTTTACATTGAGTCGTTTTTTCCGAGATGGAGGAAGTCGTGATGCTGCAAAGCTTAGGTCAATACCAAGGGAAGACACTG AAAAtatcaaagaagaaaagaacacaCAGCCTTTGGACAAATTTTACCTGGACAGTTTTCTTTCCATG AGGACACCGGATCAGGGTTGCTCTTCAAAATCATTATCTTCTTTACTTGAAGCTAAAAGAGGCAAGGATTCAAGCCTATCAGAGAACATTTTTCCTGCCAATCgctcttctctctctcccttcAAGGAAAGTCaggatttcaaattaaatcattcgTGCAGTGAAATctataatgagaaaaaaatgttaattccTGGGAGGATAAATTTACAACATCAAAATGCTGAGATGATTGATTTGACTAGTAAATCTTTAATGGATGAAAGTCTAAGCAGAAAGGAGCTGGTGCCATGTTCTGCAAAGAAGCGAAAAGTTTTTCATGCAGGGTATTCAACTGGTCAGATTGGAAATACCCATGAGCATGCATCCAGTGCTGAAAG GCAAAATGCTCAAGTTAGCTCAACATTGCCAATTAAAGATCGTGCAATCACACATAAGGATGCTGAGATTCTCactcaaaaaaacaaagatgttcAGTCTACTTCTGTGCCTCGCGATGATGAGCAAACAAGAGGAGCAGCGTTTCTCATTCAG GTTAAAGAGAAACTTAACGCTGCAGAATATAAAGAATTTGTGGAGTTTATGAAGGCACTTAAATCCAAAGCAATGAAGATAGGCCACGTTTTACAGTCTATCGTGAGATTATTTTCTGGACCAGAGAGATTTCCTCTTCTTAAAAG